From Arcticibacter tournemirensis, one genomic window encodes:
- a CDS encoding DUF7281 domain-containing protein, with translation MQLSSALADKLLRLAHGERLPASSLKFALVAELISEGIIIDQRKGRTKSTLYVPDPVSLRAYINNRFSISDLEAYLATLRQDDFLRADLARHASDSKRKVVRTFKGFLVNSYQPVVAMLGGKEIIIQPPPGTFQFIHNYETFVPDPDVLIVNVENAENFSRIAEQRHLFEEISPLFVSRYPQNQNKDLLNWLRRIPNSYLHFGDFDFAGINIYLNEYKRSLGERAKFFIPNDIESLIARFGNRKLYDRQKKSFHASEVDERGILELSQLLHRYKKGLEQEVLIQLV, from the coding sequence ATGCAACTGAGTAGTGCATTGGCGGATAAGTTACTTCGGTTAGCGCATGGAGAGCGCCTGCCCGCCAGCAGCCTTAAATTTGCTCTGGTTGCCGAACTGATATCAGAAGGGATTATCATAGACCAAAGAAAGGGGCGGACAAAAAGCACGTTGTACGTTCCTGACCCTGTGTCTTTGCGTGCATACATTAACAATCGCTTTTCTATATCTGATTTGGAAGCATATTTAGCTACACTGCGTCAAGATGACTTTTTGAGGGCTGATCTGGCGCGGCATGCATCGGATTCAAAGAGAAAGGTGGTTAGAACATTTAAAGGGTTTTTAGTGAATAGTTACCAACCCGTCGTTGCCATGCTGGGTGGGAAAGAAATCATTATTCAGCCGCCTCCTGGCACCTTTCAATTCATTCATAATTATGAAACTTTTGTTCCGGATCCGGATGTATTGATTGTCAATGTTGAAAACGCGGAAAATTTCAGCAGGATCGCTGAACAACGACACCTGTTCGAGGAGATTTCTCCATTATTTGTAAGCCGTTATCCACAAAATCAGAACAAAGACCTTTTGAACTGGCTGCGCCGCATTCCTAACTCCTATCTGCACTTTGGTGATTTTGATTTTGCCGGGATTAATATTTATCTGAATGAATATAAACGTTCATTAGGCGAACGGGCAAAATTCTTTATTCCAAACGACATAGAATCACTGATCGCCAGGTTTGGCAATCGAAAATTATATGACCGGCAAAAAAAAAGTTTTCATGCGTCAGAAGTCGATGAGCGAGGCATACTTGAACTCAGTCAGTTATTGCATCGCTATAAAAAAGGTTTGGAGCAGGAGGTATTGATTCAGTTGGTCTGA
- a CDS encoding DUF6266 family protein produces the protein MGIYRRGINGPFSGKAGSVVGSRWKKIDYIRGLSRPSHKEASEAQLLQQHKFELMTAFLSPLSKVFEFSYKEDTRYKTAYNIALGYNLKWAFVEKEDEWIIDFSRIVLSRGSLPKPVDATAEYTAEGAFLIRWQTLVRNSFVSAEDKVRLILYNSVANIHIINTSDYERKDGEAMIKIEDDDAARGIWHIFMFYSSPSGDNSSSHYLGEITIE, from the coding sequence ATGGGCATATACAGAAGAGGTATTAACGGGCCATTCTCAGGAAAAGCCGGAAGTGTGGTGGGCAGCAGATGGAAAAAGATCGATTATATCCGCGGGCTTTCGAGGCCCTCGCATAAAGAGGCCAGCGAGGCCCAGCTCCTGCAGCAACATAAGTTCGAGCTGATGACGGCGTTTCTCAGTCCTTTATCGAAAGTGTTTGAATTTAGTTATAAGGAAGATACCCGGTATAAAACGGCATATAATATTGCCCTTGGTTATAATTTGAAATGGGCTTTCGTAGAAAAAGAAGATGAATGGATCATTGACTTCAGCAGGATAGTGCTTAGCCGCGGAAGTCTCCCGAAGCCAGTGGATGCCACCGCTGAATATACAGCAGAAGGTGCATTTCTGATCAGATGGCAAACGCTTGTGAGGAATTCTTTTGTTTCTGCTGAAGACAAGGTCAGGCTCATATTATACAACAGCGTAGCGAACATCCATATCATCAACACTTCGGATTACGAGAGAAAAGATGGCGAGGCGATGATTAAGATAGAAGACGATGATGCAGCCCGGGGCATTTGGCATATTTTCATGTTCTATTCATCCCCTTCCGGAGATAACTCGTCGAGCCATTACCTTGGAGAAATAACGATCGAATAA
- a CDS encoding esterase, translating into MTYLKRIAVAIIVVCLHLGSFAQQALWGGQNIVSPEVAADNTVIFRLHAPQATKVQVTGDFLPTQRVDSPYGKTDAPGVAGLVKGTNGIWEYKTAAPLSPELYSYSFIVDGFKTTDPNNVYLIRDVASVTNVFLIGGGKADLYKVNKVPHGTVSRRWYNSPTLKMDRRITIYTPPGYEASTKQYPVFYLLHGMGGDEEAWIALGRTAQILDNLIAQGKASPMIVVMTNGNAAQEAAPGESSLNYYKPTMQLPKTMEGSMEESFPDVVTFIDKNYRTIKNKTGRAIAGLSMGGFHSLHISKQYPDMFDYVGLFSAAIMPDKNAKSPVYENMDEKLKVQFSKKPKLYWIGIGKTDFLYKANEEFRKMLDEKGYKYTYHESEGGHIWRNWRIYLTDFAPLLFK; encoded by the coding sequence ATGACATACTTAAAAAGAATAGCAGTTGCCATCATTGTCGTGTGCCTGCACCTTGGCTCATTCGCCCAGCAGGCGTTATGGGGAGGCCAGAATATCGTTTCGCCGGAAGTTGCTGCAGATAATACAGTAATATTTCGCCTTCATGCTCCTCAGGCAACGAAGGTGCAGGTTACCGGCGATTTCCTGCCGACTCAACGGGTCGATAGTCCCTACGGTAAGACCGACGCTCCCGGAGTGGCCGGTCTTGTAAAAGGAACTAACGGGATTTGGGAGTATAAGACAGCTGCTCCGCTGAGCCCCGAACTGTATAGTTACTCCTTTATTGTTGATGGGTTTAAAACGACCGATCCCAATAATGTATACCTGATCCGCGATGTTGCCTCTGTTACCAATGTCTTTCTGATTGGCGGCGGCAAGGCAGATCTGTATAAAGTAAATAAGGTGCCCCACGGTACGGTATCCCGTAGATGGTACAATAGTCCCACCTTGAAGATGGACCGCCGTATAACCATTTACACTCCCCCGGGATACGAAGCCAGTACCAAACAATATCCCGTATTTTATCTGCTCCATGGTATGGGTGGCGATGAAGAGGCCTGGATTGCGTTAGGGCGTACAGCTCAGATCCTCGACAACCTGATTGCACAGGGAAAAGCTTCTCCTATGATCGTGGTGATGACTAATGGTAACGCAGCCCAGGAAGCTGCTCCCGGCGAATCATCCCTTAACTACTACAAGCCTACCATGCAGCTGCCTAAAACGATGGAAGGCTCGATGGAAGAAAGCTTTCCTGATGTAGTCACTTTTATCGATAAGAACTATAGGACTATTAAAAATAAAACCGGCCGGGCCATTGCGGGACTGTCTATGGGCGGTTTTCATTCACTCCACATATCAAAACAGTATCCTGACATGTTCGACTACGTCGGGCTCTTTTCGGCTGCTATCATGCCGGATAAGAATGCTAAATCCCCTGTATATGAAAATATGGATGAAAAGCTGAAGGTTCAGTTTAGCAAGAAGCCAAAGCTATATTGGATCGGCATCGGCAAGACAGACTTTCTGTATAAAGCAAACGAGGAGTTCCGTAAGATGCTCGACGAAAAGGGTTATAAGTACACCTATCACGAGTCGGAAGGCGGCCACATCTGGAGGAACTGGAGAATTTATCTCACTGATTTTGCTCCTCTCTTATTCAAATAA
- a CDS encoding FecR family protein, translating to MEEFENHYEIGALVLKYLKDELSTAERAKLDKWLLESDHNRELFEKVTNPHFVDPELKSFSASNKELAWQKIEEATKRKGAVTPRVRKDRKMFRYAAIIALVSVSAILTVYLFKQKGHHSKETSQLVHNDIVPGGNKAVLTLADGTKIVLDEAKNGRLAQQQNVVITKAKDGQLIYDLSRSGDRTSGETTYNTIATPRGGQYQLILPDGTNVWLNSMSSLEFPTVFKENARRVELSGEAYFEVAKDKTKPFYVSAKDMEVKVLGTHFNIAAYSDEDNMRATLLEGSVKVNRGVMESLIKPGQEALATSGQKGFTVRQADTEKAVAWKNGYFLFRDESIESLMTTISRWYDMDVYYDGEMQDKIYGGKFSKTSNLSELLKSLELTGTIKFKVEGRRITVMP from the coding sequence ATGGAAGAGTTTGAAAATCATTATGAAATAGGCGCCCTGGTATTAAAGTACCTGAAGGACGAACTAAGTACTGCTGAAAGAGCAAAACTGGATAAATGGTTGCTGGAAAGTGATCATAACAGAGAATTATTTGAAAAGGTTACTAACCCTCATTTTGTTGATCCTGAGCTTAAAAGCTTCTCTGCCAGCAATAAAGAACTGGCGTGGCAGAAGATAGAAGAAGCAACGAAACGGAAAGGTGCTGTTACTCCGCGTGTAAGGAAAGACCGCAAAATGTTCAGGTATGCTGCCATTATAGCTCTTGTTTCGGTTTCCGCCATCTTGACAGTCTATCTGTTTAAACAAAAAGGCCATCATTCTAAAGAAACCAGTCAACTTGTTCATAATGATATTGTACCCGGAGGAAACAAGGCTGTGCTTACGCTGGCTGACGGTACGAAGATCGTGCTGGATGAGGCAAAAAACGGCCGTCTGGCACAGCAACAGAATGTTGTTATCACTAAAGCAAAGGACGGCCAGCTGATCTATGATCTCTCCAGATCCGGAGACCGGACTTCAGGAGAAACGACCTATAATACGATTGCTACGCCGCGGGGAGGACAATACCAGCTGATACTGCCGGATGGAACGAATGTATGGCTCAATTCTATGTCGTCTTTGGAATTTCCAACTGTTTTTAAAGAGAATGCGAGAAGGGTTGAACTGAGCGGTGAAGCTTATTTTGAGGTTGCAAAAGATAAAACGAAGCCTTTTTATGTAAGCGCAAAGGATATGGAAGTGAAGGTGCTGGGCACCCATTTCAACATTGCTGCTTATTCAGATGAGGACAATATGCGGGCAACTTTACTGGAAGGTTCGGTTAAAGTGAACAGGGGCGTGATGGAGTCGCTTATCAAGCCCGGACAAGAAGCTCTTGCAACATCTGGTCAAAAAGGATTTACGGTCAGGCAGGCCGATACAGAAAAGGCGGTCGCCTGGAAGAACGGCTATTTCCTGTTCAGAGATGAATCTATAGAGAGTCTCATGACAACAATCAGCCGGTGGTATGATATGGATGTGTACTACGATGGCGAGATGCAGGATAAAATATATGGTGGCAAATTCTCTAAAACGAGTAATCTGTCGGAGCTTTTGAAAAGTTTAGAATTGACGGGCACCATTAAATTCAAAGTGGAAGGAAGGAGGATAACGGTTATGCCATAA
- a CDS encoding RNA polymerase sigma-70 factor, whose translation MYSIKGEGKSREERGGSGNEMDLKSIFDEYYDRLIYFSVQLINNREQAQDIVQEAFVKYWDYRENIAYERCAVKNYLYTTVKHLSFNVLRHNKIVDNYAQKQSLTELADQPVIDAIITSEVLAEIHMAIQSLPENYRIISLKGFLAGKKNHEIADELGMSVNTVKKQKQRALQLLRLKLTSDLFAILLWHAS comes from the coding sequence ATGTATAGTATAAAGGGCGAAGGTAAGAGTCGGGAAGAAAGAGGCGGGTCTGGAAATGAAATGGACCTCAAATCCATATTTGACGAATATTACGATCGCTTAATTTATTTTTCAGTTCAGCTGATCAATAACAGGGAGCAGGCTCAGGATATCGTTCAGGAAGCATTCGTTAAATACTGGGATTACCGGGAGAACATTGCGTATGAAAGGTGCGCGGTGAAAAATTATCTGTACACCACTGTAAAACATCTCAGCTTTAATGTCCTGCGGCATAATAAAATCGTTGATAACTATGCGCAGAAACAGTCGCTGACAGAGCTCGCTGATCAGCCGGTTATCGACGCTATTATTACATCAGAAGTTCTGGCTGAAATCCACATGGCGATACAATCGCTTCCCGAAAATTACCGTATCATCTCTTTAAAGGGCTTTCTCGCAGGTAAGAAAAACCATGAGATTGCAGATGAGCTGGGCATGTCTGTAAATACTGTAAAGAAACAAAAGCAGCGGGCTTTGCAGCTGCTTCGCCTTAAACTTACATCCGACTTGTTCGCCATTCTTCTGTGGCACGCATCATAA
- a CDS encoding type II toxin-antitoxin system VapC family toxin produces MAFLLDSNIIIYSYSTEYAYLRELIVSDSCVLSEISRVEVLGYRGLKKDEEKYFKDIFEYAPVILPDQGIFNVAIEIRKKYNLKLGDSLIAATASVHQLEIYTRNVVDFERIKELVCINPIQG; encoded by the coding sequence ATGGCCTTTCTTTTAGATAGTAATATTATCATCTATTCATATTCGACTGAATATGCGTATTTAAGAGAGCTAATAGTTAGTGACTCCTGTGTATTGTCAGAGATATCCAGGGTGGAAGTACTGGGTTACCGTGGATTAAAGAAAGATGAAGAAAAGTACTTTAAAGACATTTTCGAGTATGCACCAGTAATTCTTCCAGATCAAGGTATATTTAATGTCGCTATCGAAATTCGTAAAAAGTATAATCTAAAACTGGGTGATAGCTTAATTGCAGCTACAGCATCAGTTCATCAGCTTGAAATCTATACAAGAAATGTGGTTGATTTTGAACGGATTAAGGAATTAGTATGCATTAATCCTATCCAAGGATAA
- a CDS encoding TlpA family protein disulfide reductase — protein sequence MMIFSSIHTSAQLLHPDAVKYRTGFYNNYYKNPDSAIFYARKLASDPKYASFLRQAVHEDIFFYFSDEVKQKFKDASLKNNDADWKKKYNEFLLPIYNTLHKMSTDASPLVVNTSKPLFLWAKVHGLQQNVDNNKELEKSDRAGVQSLVKDKPGMPLKSPRNTADIARTKQLVKEFVAFQTTQENSFQDKTGTYALLMYKDIANEKTMQRQAEDLLSATMKSALGAIQNINVNTAPDIAIAKRAWNRYLYAAANYFKANALTLAGDHQAAGAYYKTAAEYSPDLTDLRKPNDISSEVYLFGNKQPEYFQLAYVNYLKKYGDKNQMLSALTQIALRNPVDHKAGLAAYFAANFAQRENFNTYWRRAINTGLDKAPSIFIRKTDGSNYSSAQNAGKWILVDFWGTWCGPCRIEHPDLQKLYLKSISDTSAGLDIITIACQDTKEKVSAYMNEFKYTFPVAMEDQKILSTYNVNGFPTKVLITPEGNYLVIPFNSDWLAFIDRYTRD from the coding sequence ATGATGATTTTTTCATCAATTCATACCTCAGCTCAATTGTTACATCCTGATGCTGTAAAATACCGGACTGGATTTTACAATAATTACTACAAGAACCCTGATTCGGCCATATTCTATGCCCGAAAGCTGGCATCAGATCCGAAATACGCCAGCTTTCTGCGGCAAGCCGTACATGAGGATATTTTTTTCTACTTTTCAGATGAGGTTAAACAAAAGTTTAAAGATGCCAGCCTGAAGAATAACGACGCCGACTGGAAGAAAAAATACAATGAGTTTTTATTGCCAATATATAATACCTTACATAAAATGTCTACCGATGCCAGTCCGCTGGTGGTTAATACTTCAAAGCCGTTATTCTTGTGGGCTAAGGTGCATGGGCTCCAACAAAATGTCGACAACAATAAAGAACTGGAGAAGTCGGATAGGGCAGGAGTGCAAAGTCTGGTTAAAGACAAGCCAGGGATGCCCCTCAAAAGTCCCCGCAACACGGCGGATATTGCCCGGACTAAACAGCTTGTAAAAGAATTTGTTGCCTTTCAAACTACCCAGGAGAACTCTTTTCAGGATAAAACAGGTACTTATGCTTTGTTGATGTACAAAGACATAGCTAATGAGAAGACGATGCAACGCCAGGCTGAAGATTTATTGTCGGCTACTATGAAGTCGGCTTTGGGCGCTATTCAGAATATCAATGTAAACACGGCACCGGATATTGCCATAGCAAAAAGAGCCTGGAACCGCTACCTCTATGCCGCCGCCAACTATTTTAAGGCCAATGCCCTTACTTTGGCCGGCGATCATCAGGCCGCCGGAGCATATTACAAAACAGCGGCTGAGTATAGTCCCGATCTTACTGACCTGCGCAAACCTAATGATATTAGTAGCGAGGTATATCTTTTCGGAAATAAACAACCTGAGTATTTTCAGCTGGCCTATGTTAACTATCTAAAAAAGTATGGAGATAAAAACCAGATGTTGTCGGCTCTTACACAAATAGCGTTGCGCAATCCGGTGGATCATAAGGCCGGGTTAGCCGCTTATTTTGCAGCTAATTTTGCGCAGCGCGAAAATTTTAACACCTACTGGCGTAGGGCAATCAATACAGGCCTGGATAAAGCTCCGTCAATATTCATAAGGAAAACAGACGGCAGCAATTATTCTTCAGCTCAGAATGCTGGTAAATGGATATTAGTCGACTTTTGGGGAACCTGGTGCGGCCCTTGCCGCATAGAGCATCCGGATTTACAAAAGCTTTATTTGAAGAGTATTTCGGATACTTCAGCGGGCCTGGATATTATCACCATAGCTTGTCAAGACACTAAAGAGAAAGTATCTGCTTACATGAACGAATTTAAATACACCTTTCCGGTAGCGATGGAAGATCAAAAAATACTTAGCACTTACAACGTCAATGGCTTCCCCACTAAAGTGCTGATTACGCCCGAAGGTAACTATTTGGTTATTCCTTTTAACAGCGACTGGTTAGCGTTTATTGATCGTTATACACGTGATTAG
- a CDS encoding acyltransferase family protein, whose protein sequence is MDSNKTTAITLQTKKHFEILDGLRGVAALAVVIFHFMEWAYTDFTTNFIAHGFLAVDFFFCLSGFVIGYAYDDRIAKMGVLEFFKSRIIRLHPLVIAGSVLGLLAFLFDPFGGHPELYSTGKIILAFVCSLLLIPLPVIEDRGFNLFSFNAPSWSLFWEYIANIFYAFVLYRIKRGLLLLLTIISAVAICWVAYRSGNLLGGWSGPTFWDGAARIAYSFLAGLLIYRSNWIIKNKLGFAGIGALLFLAFLMPFSKWNWLSEPFVVVFYFPLLIALGAGVTLTGGLKNVCVFSGKISYPLYMTHYAVLWMFGNYYTTHKPDTMQLTFIIIAALILLIGAAYLVMVVYDIPVRKYLTDKRNRRLARLESVNTEKPRS, encoded by the coding sequence ATGGATAGCAATAAAACTACTGCAATAACTCTGCAAACAAAAAAGCATTTCGAAATACTCGACGGATTAAGAGGCGTCGCCGCACTGGCGGTTGTAATATTTCATTTTATGGAATGGGCTTACACCGATTTCACTACCAACTTCATCGCGCACGGCTTTTTAGCTGTCGATTTCTTCTTTTGCCTTTCGGGATTTGTGATAGGCTATGCCTATGACGATCGTATTGCAAAAATGGGCGTACTAGAGTTCTTTAAATCGAGGATCATCAGGCTGCATCCGCTGGTTATAGCAGGGTCGGTGTTAGGTCTGCTGGCGTTTTTGTTCGACCCGTTTGGCGGCCATCCCGAATTGTACAGCACCGGTAAGATCATACTCGCGTTTGTTTGTTCTCTGCTGCTAATCCCCCTGCCCGTAATAGAAGATCGCGGATTTAACCTGTTCAGCTTTAATGCGCCTTCCTGGTCGCTGTTTTGGGAGTACATAGCCAATATTTTCTATGCATTTGTGCTCTATAGGATCAAACGTGGCCTCCTGCTGCTGTTGACGATCATCTCGGCCGTGGCTATTTGCTGGGTGGCTTACCGCTCGGGCAATTTGTTGGGCGGCTGGAGCGGACCGACCTTTTGGGATGGCGCTGCCCGTATAGCGTATTCTTTTCTGGCAGGACTGCTTATCTACCGTTCGAACTGGATCATCAAAAATAAGCTGGGCTTTGCAGGCATCGGCGCATTATTGTTCCTGGCCTTTTTAATGCCATTCTCAAAGTGGAACTGGTTGTCTGAACCTTTCGTGGTAGTGTTCTACTTTCCTTTGCTGATCGCTTTAGGCGCAGGGGTAACGTTGACAGGGGGCTTGAAAAATGTTTGCGTGTTTTCCGGAAAGATCTCTTATCCATTGTACATGACCCACTATGCAGTGTTATGGATGTTCGGGAATTATTATACCACTCATAAACCGGATACTATGCAGCTGACGTTCATAATTATAGCCGCATTAATTCTGCTGATTGGGGCAGCGTATCTCGTAATGGTTGTTTACGATATCCCTGTAAGGAAATATTTAACCGATAAACGGAACCGAAGACTTGCCCGGCTGGAATCAGTTAATACTGAAAAACCCCGGTCATGA